A window of the Gossypium hirsutum isolate 1008001.06 chromosome A05, Gossypium_hirsutum_v2.1, whole genome shotgun sequence genome harbors these coding sequences:
- the LOC107960338 gene encoding 26S proteasome non-ATPase regulatory subunit 1 homolog A isoform X1, with the protein MATAAATMVSSAGGLLAMLNESHPQLKFHAVNNLISSVDQFWPEISTSIPIIESLSEDEEFGQHQRQLAALLVSKVFYYLGELNDSLSCALGAGPLFDISEDSDYVHTLLAKAIDEYASLRSKAAESSDGAAEIDCRLEAIVERMLDKCIIDGKFQQGMGIAIECRRLDKLEEAIIRSDNVHATLAYSTHVSHSFIYRREYRREVLQLLVKLYQKLPYPDYLSTSQCLMFLDEPEGVANILEKLLRSENKEDALLAFQVAFDLVENEHQAFLLNVRDRLPAPKSLPSESLQPESSDPGPIQNENSTAAEDVQMTDGSSASMTDVREADPKEVMYAERLTKIKGILSGETSIQLTLQFLYSHNKSDLLILKTIKQSVEMRNSVCHSATIYANAIMHAGTTVDTFLRDNLDWLSRATNWAKFSATAGLGVIHRGHLQQGRSLMAPYLPQGGAGGGGSPYSEGGALYALGLIHANHGEGIKQFLRDSLQNTNVEVIQHGACLGLGLAALGTADEYIYDEVKTVLYTDSAVAGEAAGISMGLLMVGTASEKASEMLAYAHETQHEKIIRGLALGIALTVYGREEEADALIEQMTQDQDPILRYGGMYALALAYRGTANNKAIRQLLHFAVSDVSDDVRRTAVLALGFVLYSEPALLTFCLVNTFVWSTLQTPRIVSLLSESYNPHVRYGAALAVGISCAGTGLSEAISLLEPLTLDAVDFVRQGALNAMAMVMVQINEASDSRVGTFRRQLEKIIRDKHEDTMSKMGAILASGILDAGGRNVTIRLLSKTKHNKVTAIVGLAVFSQFWYWYPLIHFVSLSFSPTAFIGLNYDLKVPRFEFLSHAKPFLFEYPKPTTASTTTSAVKLPTAVLSTSAKAKARAKKEAEQKANAEKSSGLESSSSSLNTGKGKPSSEKDGEAMQVDSLPEKKAEPEPEPEPTFEILTNPARVVPAQEKFIKFLEDSRYVPVKSAPSGFVLLKDLRPNEPEVLSLTDAPASAASRTTGRPAVGQQSSSSAMAVDDERQVPQPFEYTS; encoded by the exons aTGGCAACGGCAGCGGCGACGATGGTCAGCTCCGCTGGAGGGTTATTAGCAATGCTTAATGAGAGCCATCCACAATTGAAGTTCCATGCTGTCAATAATCTAATCAGTTCCGTTGATCAATTTTGGCCAGAGATCTCCACCAGCATTCCTATTAT AGAAAGCTTATCTGAAGATGAAGAATTTGGCCAGCATCAGAGACAACTTGCTGCTCTGCTTGTCTCAAAG GTCTTTTATTACTTGGGGGAACTCAATGATTCGTTGTCTTGTGCTCTTGGAGCTGGCCCCCTTTTCGATATTTCTGAGGATTCTGATTATGTTCACACTCTCCTTG CCAAGGCAATAGATGAGTACGCTAGCCTTCGGTCAAAGGCAGCTGAGTCTAGTGATGGAGCAGCAGAGATTGACTGTAGGTTGGAGGCAATTGTAGAGAGAATGCTTGACAA GTGTATTATTGATGGAAAATTCCAACAAGGGATGGGAATTGCAATTGAGTGCCGGAGACTGGATAAACTTGAGGAAGCAATAATAAGGAGTGATAATGTTCATGCCACTTTAGCATATTCCACTCATGTCTCTCATTCATTTATATATCGCCGAGAATACCGCCGAGAG GTGCTTCAGCTTCTTGTTAAATTGTACCAAAAATTGCCTTATCCTGATTATTTGAGTACTTCTCAGTGTCTCATGTTCTTGGATGAACCTGAAGGTGTTGCCAATATATTGGAGAAACTTCTCCGCTCTGAAAATAAGGAGGATGCTCTTTTGGCTTTCCAAGTTGCATTCGATCTTGTGGAGAATGAGCACCAGGCTTTTCTCTTAAATGTAAGAGATCGACTTCCAGCTCCCAAATCTCTGCCTTCAGAATCATTACAGCCAGAATCCAGTGACCCTGGTCCTATTCAAAATGAAAATTCTACTGCTGCAGAGGATGTTCAGATGACAGATGGTTCTTCTGCTTCTATGACTGATGTGCGTGAGGCTGATCCTAAAGAAGTTATGTACGCTGAGAGGCTGACAAAAATCAAAGGAATTTTGTCTGGAGAGACCTCAATACAGTTGACTTTACAGTTCTTGTACAGTCATAACAA ATCGGATCTATTAATTTTGAAGACCATAAAACAATCTGTTGAAATGAGGAATAGCGTTTGTCACAGTGCTACAATCTATGCAAATGCTATAATGCATGCTGGAACAACTGTGGATACATTCCTGAGGGACAATCTG GACTGGCTGAGTAGGGCTACAAATTGGGCCAAATTCAGTGCAACAGCTGGGCTTGGTGTTATTCACAGAGGACATCTGCAGCAGGGGCGGTCTCTGATGGCTCCATACCTACCCCAAGGTGGGGCTGGTGGTGGTGGGAGTCCATACTCTGAAGGTGGTGCACTGTATGCTTTGGGTCTCATTCATGCCAACCATGGTGAAGGCATTAAGCAATTCCTTCGTGATAGCCTTCAAAACACTAATGTTGAG GTTATCCAACATGGTGCATGCTTAGGTCTTGGTTTGGCAGCTCTGGGAACTGCTGATGAATATATCTATGATGAAGTCAAAACTGTGCTCTATACCGACAGTGCTGTTGCCGGTGAAGCTGCTGGCATCAGTATGGGTTTGCTTATGGTTGGAACTGCTAGTGAGAAAGCAAGTGAGATGCTAGCTTATGCACACGAGACACAACATGAGAAAATTATTAG GGGTTTAGCTTTAGGGATAGCTCTTACAGTTTATGGAAGGGAAGAAGAAGCAGATGCATTAATTGAGCAGATGACTCAGGATCAAGATCCTATACTACGTTATGGTGGCATGTATGCATTAGCATTGGCCTATAGGGGAACCGCAAACAACAAGGCTATTCGTCAGCTGCTGCACTTTGCTGTATCGGATGTGAGTGATGATGTAAGGAGAACTGCTGTTTTAGCGCTGGGGTTTGTCCTATATTCTGAGCCAGCGCTG CTCACCTTTTGTCTGGTCAACACTTTTGTCTGGTCAACACTGCAGACTCCTCGAATTGTGTCTTTACTATCTGAGTCTTACAACCCACATGTTCGATATGGTGCGGCACTTGCAGTGGGCATATCATGTGCTGGCACAGGACTGAGTGAAGCCATATCATTGCTAGAACCCTTAACTTTGGATGCTGTTGATTTTGTTCGTCAAGGTGCCCTCAATGCAATGGCCATGGTCATGGTCCAGATCAATGAAGCAAGTGATTCACGTGTTGGAACATTCAG GCGACAACTGGAAAAGATAATACGTGATAAGCATGAAGATACAATGAGCAAGATGGGAGCAATCTTGGCCTCTGGGATCCTTGATGCTGGTGGGAGGAATGTGACCATAAGATTGCTTTCCAAGACAAAGCACAACAAAGTCACTGCCATTGTTGGTCTTGCGGTTTTCAGCCAATTTTGGTATTGGTATCCTCTCATCCATTTTGTGAGCTTGTCGTTCTCACCCACAGCTTTTATTGGACTGAACTATGACCTGAAGGTTCCAAGATTTGAGTTCTTATCCCATgcaaaaccttttctttttgaGTATCCTAAACCAACTACTGCTTCTACCACTACATCAGCTGTTAAACTTCCAACTGCTGTCCTGTCAACTTCAGCAAAGGCTAAAGCTAGGGCTAAGAAAGAGGCAGAACAAAAGGCTAATGCTGAAAAATCATCTGGGCTGGAGTCCTCATCCTCTTCTCTGAATACTGGAAAAGGGAAACCATCTAGTGAGAAGGATGGGGAAGCTATGCAG GTTGATAGCCTTCCGGAGAAGAAAGCAGAGCCGGAGCCAGAGCCGGAGCCGACATTTGAGATTTTGACCAATCCAGCCAGAGTGGTTCCTGCTCAAGAGAAGTTCATCAAGTTTCTAGAAGACAGCCGATATGTGCCTGTGAAATCGGCACCATCCGGGTTTGTTCTTCTTAAAGACCTGCGCCCTAATGAACCCGAGGTGCTCTCTCTAACAGATGCACCTGCATCAGCAGCATCTCGAACCACTGGTCGACCAGCAGTAGGGCAACAGAGTTCCTCATCAGCTATGGCGGTTGATGATGAACGTCAGGTCCCGCAGCCTTTTGAGTACACATCCTGA
- the LOC107960338 gene encoding 26S proteasome non-ATPase regulatory subunit 1 homolog A isoform X2, whose amino-acid sequence MATAAATMVSSAGGLLAMLNESHPQLKFHAVNNLISSVDQFWPEISTSIPIIESLSEDEEFGQHQRQLAALLVSKVFYYLGELNDSLSCALGAGPLFDISEDSDYVHTLLAKAIDEYASLRSKAAESSDGAAEIDCRLEAIVERMLDKCIIDGKFQQGMGIAIECRRLDKLEEAIIRSDNVHATLAYSTHVSHSFIYRREYRREVLQLLVKLYQKLPYPDYLSTSQCLMFLDEPEGVANILEKLLRSENKEDALLAFQVAFDLVENEHQAFLLNVRDRLPAPKSLPSESLQPESSDPGPIQNENSTAAEDVQMTDGSSASMTDVREADPKEVMYAERLTKIKGILSGETSIQLTLQFLYSHNKSDLLILKTIKQSVEMRNSVCHSATIYANAIMHAGTTVDTFLRDNLDWLSRATNWAKFSATAGLGVIHRGHLQQGRSLMAPYLPQGGAGGGGSPYSEGGALYALGLIHANHGEGIKQFLRDSLQNTNVEVIQHGACLGLGLAALGTADEYIYDEVKTVLYTDSAVAGEAAGISMGLLMVGTASEKASEMLAYAHETQHEKIIRGLALGIALTVYGREEEADALIEQMTQDQDPILRYGGMYALALAYRGTANNKAIRQLLHFAVSDVSDDVRRTAVLALGFVLYSEPALTPRIVSLLSESYNPHVRYGAALAVGISCAGTGLSEAISLLEPLTLDAVDFVRQGALNAMAMVMVQINEASDSRVGTFRRQLEKIIRDKHEDTMSKMGAILASGILDAGGRNVTIRLLSKTKHNKVTAIVGLAVFSQFWYWYPLIHFVSLSFSPTAFIGLNYDLKVPRFEFLSHAKPFLFEYPKPTTASTTTSAVKLPTAVLSTSAKAKARAKKEAEQKANAEKSSGLESSSSSLNTGKGKPSSEKDGEAMQVDSLPEKKAEPEPEPEPTFEILTNPARVVPAQEKFIKFLEDSRYVPVKSAPSGFVLLKDLRPNEPEVLSLTDAPASAASRTTGRPAVGQQSSSSAMAVDDERQVPQPFEYTS is encoded by the exons aTGGCAACGGCAGCGGCGACGATGGTCAGCTCCGCTGGAGGGTTATTAGCAATGCTTAATGAGAGCCATCCACAATTGAAGTTCCATGCTGTCAATAATCTAATCAGTTCCGTTGATCAATTTTGGCCAGAGATCTCCACCAGCATTCCTATTAT AGAAAGCTTATCTGAAGATGAAGAATTTGGCCAGCATCAGAGACAACTTGCTGCTCTGCTTGTCTCAAAG GTCTTTTATTACTTGGGGGAACTCAATGATTCGTTGTCTTGTGCTCTTGGAGCTGGCCCCCTTTTCGATATTTCTGAGGATTCTGATTATGTTCACACTCTCCTTG CCAAGGCAATAGATGAGTACGCTAGCCTTCGGTCAAAGGCAGCTGAGTCTAGTGATGGAGCAGCAGAGATTGACTGTAGGTTGGAGGCAATTGTAGAGAGAATGCTTGACAA GTGTATTATTGATGGAAAATTCCAACAAGGGATGGGAATTGCAATTGAGTGCCGGAGACTGGATAAACTTGAGGAAGCAATAATAAGGAGTGATAATGTTCATGCCACTTTAGCATATTCCACTCATGTCTCTCATTCATTTATATATCGCCGAGAATACCGCCGAGAG GTGCTTCAGCTTCTTGTTAAATTGTACCAAAAATTGCCTTATCCTGATTATTTGAGTACTTCTCAGTGTCTCATGTTCTTGGATGAACCTGAAGGTGTTGCCAATATATTGGAGAAACTTCTCCGCTCTGAAAATAAGGAGGATGCTCTTTTGGCTTTCCAAGTTGCATTCGATCTTGTGGAGAATGAGCACCAGGCTTTTCTCTTAAATGTAAGAGATCGACTTCCAGCTCCCAAATCTCTGCCTTCAGAATCATTACAGCCAGAATCCAGTGACCCTGGTCCTATTCAAAATGAAAATTCTACTGCTGCAGAGGATGTTCAGATGACAGATGGTTCTTCTGCTTCTATGACTGATGTGCGTGAGGCTGATCCTAAAGAAGTTATGTACGCTGAGAGGCTGACAAAAATCAAAGGAATTTTGTCTGGAGAGACCTCAATACAGTTGACTTTACAGTTCTTGTACAGTCATAACAA ATCGGATCTATTAATTTTGAAGACCATAAAACAATCTGTTGAAATGAGGAATAGCGTTTGTCACAGTGCTACAATCTATGCAAATGCTATAATGCATGCTGGAACAACTGTGGATACATTCCTGAGGGACAATCTG GACTGGCTGAGTAGGGCTACAAATTGGGCCAAATTCAGTGCAACAGCTGGGCTTGGTGTTATTCACAGAGGACATCTGCAGCAGGGGCGGTCTCTGATGGCTCCATACCTACCCCAAGGTGGGGCTGGTGGTGGTGGGAGTCCATACTCTGAAGGTGGTGCACTGTATGCTTTGGGTCTCATTCATGCCAACCATGGTGAAGGCATTAAGCAATTCCTTCGTGATAGCCTTCAAAACACTAATGTTGAG GTTATCCAACATGGTGCATGCTTAGGTCTTGGTTTGGCAGCTCTGGGAACTGCTGATGAATATATCTATGATGAAGTCAAAACTGTGCTCTATACCGACAGTGCTGTTGCCGGTGAAGCTGCTGGCATCAGTATGGGTTTGCTTATGGTTGGAACTGCTAGTGAGAAAGCAAGTGAGATGCTAGCTTATGCACACGAGACACAACATGAGAAAATTATTAG GGGTTTAGCTTTAGGGATAGCTCTTACAGTTTATGGAAGGGAAGAAGAAGCAGATGCATTAATTGAGCAGATGACTCAGGATCAAGATCCTATACTACGTTATGGTGGCATGTATGCATTAGCATTGGCCTATAGGGGAACCGCAAACAACAAGGCTATTCGTCAGCTGCTGCACTTTGCTGTATCGGATGTGAGTGATGATGTAAGGAGAACTGCTGTTTTAGCGCTGGGGTTTGTCCTATATTCTGAGCCAGCGCTG ACTCCTCGAATTGTGTCTTTACTATCTGAGTCTTACAACCCACATGTTCGATATGGTGCGGCACTTGCAGTGGGCATATCATGTGCTGGCACAGGACTGAGTGAAGCCATATCATTGCTAGAACCCTTAACTTTGGATGCTGTTGATTTTGTTCGTCAAGGTGCCCTCAATGCAATGGCCATGGTCATGGTCCAGATCAATGAAGCAAGTGATTCACGTGTTGGAACATTCAG GCGACAACTGGAAAAGATAATACGTGATAAGCATGAAGATACAATGAGCAAGATGGGAGCAATCTTGGCCTCTGGGATCCTTGATGCTGGTGGGAGGAATGTGACCATAAGATTGCTTTCCAAGACAAAGCACAACAAAGTCACTGCCATTGTTGGTCTTGCGGTTTTCAGCCAATTTTGGTATTGGTATCCTCTCATCCATTTTGTGAGCTTGTCGTTCTCACCCACAGCTTTTATTGGACTGAACTATGACCTGAAGGTTCCAAGATTTGAGTTCTTATCCCATgcaaaaccttttctttttgaGTATCCTAAACCAACTACTGCTTCTACCACTACATCAGCTGTTAAACTTCCAACTGCTGTCCTGTCAACTTCAGCAAAGGCTAAAGCTAGGGCTAAGAAAGAGGCAGAACAAAAGGCTAATGCTGAAAAATCATCTGGGCTGGAGTCCTCATCCTCTTCTCTGAATACTGGAAAAGGGAAACCATCTAGTGAGAAGGATGGGGAAGCTATGCAG GTTGATAGCCTTCCGGAGAAGAAAGCAGAGCCGGAGCCAGAGCCGGAGCCGACATTTGAGATTTTGACCAATCCAGCCAGAGTGGTTCCTGCTCAAGAGAAGTTCATCAAGTTTCTAGAAGACAGCCGATATGTGCCTGTGAAATCGGCACCATCCGGGTTTGTTCTTCTTAAAGACCTGCGCCCTAATGAACCCGAGGTGCTCTCTCTAACAGATGCACCTGCATCAGCAGCATCTCGAACCACTGGTCGACCAGCAGTAGGGCAACAGAGTTCCTCATCAGCTATGGCGGTTGATGATGAACGTCAGGTCCCGCAGCCTTTTGAGTACACATCCTGA